The following proteins are co-located in the Vibrio azureus genome:
- the gpsA gene encoding NAD(P)H-dependent glycerol-3-phosphate dehydrogenase, with the protein MTPANSNNAYGKEIAMTVIGAGSYGTSLAISLARNGANIILWGHDPEHMARLEHDRANHAFLPNIDFPDSLIIEQDLEKAAQASRDLLVVVPSHVFGQVLTNIQPFLRKDSRICWATKGLEPETGRLLKEVAFDVIGEHYPLAVLSGPTFAKELAMGMPTAISVASPDTDFLSDLQEQIHCGKTFRVYANHDFIGMQLGGAVKNVIAIGAGMSDGIGFGANARTALITRGLAEMTRLGAALGAQPDTFMGMAGLGDLVLTCTDNQSRNRRFGLALGQGKEVDVAQEEIGQVVEGYRNTKEVWVLAQRMGVEMPIVDQIYQVLYQGKEARQAAQDLLARDKKTEGK; encoded by the coding sequence ATGACACCAGCAAACTCAAATAATGCTTATGGTAAAGAGATCGCAATGACCGTTATTGGAGCGGGCTCATACGGAACATCATTAGCTATTTCCCTTGCTCGAAATGGCGCAAACATTATCCTTTGGGGGCATGATCCAGAACACATGGCTCGCCTTGAGCATGATCGCGCCAACCACGCTTTTCTGCCAAATATTGATTTCCCTGATAGCTTAATTATTGAGCAAGACCTAGAAAAGGCCGCCCAAGCCAGCCGTGATCTTCTTGTTGTAGTGCCAAGCCATGTTTTTGGCCAAGTTCTCACGAATATCCAGCCTTTCTTGCGCAAAGACTCGCGTATTTGTTGGGCCACCAAAGGGTTAGAGCCAGAAACAGGCCGCCTACTAAAAGAGGTGGCTTTTGATGTCATTGGTGAACATTACCCTCTTGCTGTCTTGTCAGGCCCAACGTTTGCTAAGGAATTAGCGATGGGCATGCCAACCGCCATCTCAGTTGCTTCACCTGATACTGACTTTCTTTCTGACCTACAAGAGCAAATCCACTGCGGAAAAACATTCCGCGTCTACGCCAATCATGACTTTATCGGTATGCAACTTGGCGGGGCAGTTAAAAACGTTATCGCAATTGGGGCCGGTATGTCCGATGGTATTGGTTTTGGTGCCAATGCTCGCACTGCCTTGATTACCCGAGGATTAGCAGAAATGACCCGTCTTGGTGCCGCGCTAGGAGCTCAGCCAGATACCTTTATGGGCATGGCTGGACTTGGTGATTTAGTCTTGACGTGTACCGATAATCAGTCACGTAACCGTCGCTTTGGTTTAGCTCTTGGCCAAGGAAAAGAGGTGGATGTCGCGCAAGAAGAAATTGGTCAAGTGGTCGAAGGTTACCGTAATACCAAAGAGGTTTGGGTATTAGCTCAGCGCATGGGTGTAGAGATGCCAATTGTTGACCAAATTTATCAAGTGTTGTATCAAGGTAAAGAAGCACGTCAAGCTGCCCAAGATTTACTTGCTCGAGATAAAAAAACTGAGGGCAAATAA
- the secB gene encoding protein-export chaperone SecB has translation MAEAAPQDAQQNFAIQRIFLKDVSFEAPNSPVIFQKEWNPDVKLDLDTQSRELGEGVYEVILRLTVTVKNEEETAFLCEVQQGGIFTAEKMEAGQLAHCLGAFCPNILFPYARETISSLVVKGTFPQLNLAPVNFDALFMNYLQQQAQQGEVEA, from the coding sequence ATGGCTGAAGCAGCACCACAAGACGCACAACAAAACTTTGCAATTCAACGTATCTTCCTGAAAGACGTTTCTTTCGAAGCACCGAACTCTCCAGTAATTTTCCAAAAAGAATGGAATCCAGACGTAAAACTTGACCTAGACACGCAAAGCCGTGAGCTGGGTGAAGGCGTTTACGAAGTGATTCTACGTCTTACTGTAACAGTGAAGAACGAAGAAGAAACTGCATTCCTATGTGAAGTTCAACAAGGTGGTATTTTCACTGCTGAGAAAATGGAAGCAGGTCAATTAGCACATTGCCTTGGCGCTTTCTGCCCGAACATCCTATTCCCATACGCTCGTGAAACTATCTCAAGCCTAGTGGTAAAAGGCACGTTCCCACAGCTAAACCTAGCACCAGTTAACTTTGATGCGCTGTTCATGAACTACCTACAGCAACAAGCGCAGCAAGGCGAAGTCGAAGCATAA
- a CDS encoding murein hydrolase activator EnvC family protein gives MRQQHFSVVRSTLLLVGALFTLHPLTAHSASQKELKGVSSEISRQKKSLTSQEKQLNDLQKSLKSQELGISKLEKDIKTTKAELTKADQNIAKLEGKITRQEEQRNTQEQELKQLLQVYYMTDRAKANGHLLNDGVEEDRISQYFQQLAQARAEVIDAISKTTEALAHNKKQLELEKQQIQTLLTQQSEKKTSLAKTQSQRKGTLNKIQKSIKDDKRYLAELQRNETRLKAEIAKAAKRNAVPMDGLAKQRGKLPWPIKGRVLHNFGTRQTGQVNWKGIVLSASYGQQVKAVYPGTVVFAEYLRGYGLVVLLDHGKGDMTLYGYNQALTKKEGDKVTKGEVIALAGDTGGQERPSLYFEIRRNSEAQNPKSWLKRR, from the coding sequence GTGCGACAACAACATTTTTCAGTAGTACGTTCAACTTTGTTATTAGTGGGGGCTTTATTCACGCTCCACCCTCTTACCGCTCACTCAGCCAGTCAGAAAGAACTGAAAGGCGTATCGAGTGAAATTTCACGCCAAAAGAAATCTTTGACCTCACAAGAGAAACAGCTTAATGATCTACAAAAATCGCTAAAAAGCCAAGAACTGGGGATCTCCAAACTCGAAAAAGACATCAAAACCACCAAAGCCGAATTAACGAAAGCCGATCAAAACATCGCTAAGTTAGAAGGCAAAATCACTCGCCAAGAAGAACAACGCAACACTCAAGAGCAGGAGCTCAAACAACTTCTCCAAGTCTATTATATGACTGACCGAGCCAAAGCTAATGGCCATTTACTCAATGATGGGGTAGAAGAAGATCGCATCAGCCAATATTTTCAGCAATTAGCTCAAGCTCGTGCGGAAGTCATTGATGCTATAAGTAAAACAACGGAAGCGTTAGCACACAACAAAAAGCAGCTGGAATTAGAAAAGCAGCAAATTCAAACTCTACTCACCCAGCAGTCAGAGAAAAAGACCTCTCTTGCTAAAACGCAATCACAACGTAAAGGCACACTGAATAAAATTCAGAAAAGCATTAAAGATGACAAGCGTTATTTGGCCGAACTGCAACGCAATGAAACTCGCCTCAAAGCTGAGATAGCTAAAGCAGCAAAACGTAACGCCGTTCCCATGGATGGTTTAGCGAAACAGCGCGGTAAACTGCCATGGCCAATCAAGGGTCGCGTTCTGCATAATTTTGGCACCCGGCAAACGGGTCAAGTTAACTGGAAAGGCATCGTGCTGTCTGCCAGCTATGGTCAACAAGTTAAAGCGGTTTATCCCGGTACCGTTGTCTTTGCAGAATACCTTCGTGGTTATGGTTTAGTCGTCTTGCTCGATCACGGCAAAGGTGACATGACGTTATACGGCTACAACCAAGCCTTGACCAAAAAGGAAGGCGATAAAGTCACTAAAGGGGAAGTCATTGCCCTAGCGGGAGATACTG
- a CDS encoding rhodanese-like domain-containing protein gives MQEYIEFFQQNMILSLVWVGLLVALIVNLVKSATAPYKVVNVGQLTHLMNRENGVVVDIRSKDEFKQGHITDSVHILPSDIKAGTLRGLEKHKSDPIILVCKTGHNAHESANLLAKSGFTNVSLLKNGLIAWNEANLPLIRGKK, from the coding sequence ATGCAAGAGTACATTGAATTTTTTCAACAAAATATGATTCTATCTTTAGTTTGGGTAGGCCTACTGGTTGCGCTTATCGTCAACTTAGTGAAATCAGCAACCGCTCCTTACAAGGTCGTTAATGTGGGTCAATTAACTCACCTGATGAACCGTGAAAATGGCGTTGTCGTCGACATTCGCTCAAAAGATGAGTTCAAACAAGGTCACATTACTGATTCAGTTCACATTTTACCATCAGATATTAAAGCGGGAACGCTTCGTGGACTTGAAAAACACAAATCAGACCCAATCATCCTAGTATGCAAAACAGGCCACAACGCTCATGAGAGTGCAAACCTACTTGCAAAATCAGGCTTTACTAATGTCAGCCTACTAAAAAATGGTTTGATCGCATGGAATGAAGCCAACCTTCCTCTGATTCGAGGAAAGAAATAA
- the cysE gene encoding serine O-acetyltransferase — MKDCKKKKVWDKIVSEAREMSEQEPMLASFYHATIIKHDSLCAALSYILANKLNTASMPAMAVREVVEEAFAADPMITDSAACDICATVTRDPAVAMYSMPLLYLKGYHALQGYRVANWLWKQGRFALATYLQNQISVACQVDIHPAARIGSGIMLDHATGIVIGETAVVENDVSILQDVTLGGTGKECGDRHPKIREGVMIGAGAKILGNIEVGEGAKIGSCSVVLQPVPPHTTVAGVPAKILGRPKTDKPSLDMDQGFNGKSQSFVHGDGI; from the coding sequence ATGAAAGACTGCAAGAAGAAAAAAGTCTGGGATAAAATCGTCTCAGAAGCCCGTGAAATGTCAGAGCAAGAGCCCATGCTGGCAAGTTTTTATCATGCTACCATCATCAAGCATGACAGTTTATGTGCGGCATTAAGCTACATTTTAGCCAATAAATTGAACACCGCTTCTATGCCAGCGATGGCAGTACGTGAGGTCGTTGAAGAAGCCTTTGCTGCCGACCCAATGATAACCGACAGCGCTGCTTGCGATATTTGCGCAACCGTGACTCGTGACCCTGCTGTTGCAATGTACTCCATGCCATTGCTTTACCTCAAAGGCTACCATGCTCTTCAAGGCTATCGAGTGGCAAACTGGCTATGGAAACAGGGCCGTTTTGCTCTGGCCACTTACCTGCAAAATCAGATTTCTGTGGCTTGCCAAGTTGATATCCACCCAGCAGCACGGATCGGCAGTGGTATCATGCTTGACCACGCCACAGGGATTGTCATCGGTGAAACAGCCGTAGTGGAGAATGACGTTTCCATATTACAAGACGTCACACTAGGTGGTACTGGTAAAGAATGCGGCGATCGTCACCCTAAAATTCGTGAGGGCGTGATGATTGGAGCTGGCGCAAAAATTCTGGGCAATATTGAAGTCGGCGAAGGCGCTAAAATCGGCTCGTGCTCTGTGGTCTTACAACCGGTTCCGCCCCATACTACGGTGGCAGGTGTCCCAGCAAAAATCTTGGGGCGTCCTAAAACGGACAAACCTTCTCTCGATATGGATCAAGGCTTTAACGGCAAGTCACAAAGCTTCGTTCACGGTGACGGTATTTAA